Proteins co-encoded in one Ooceraea biroi isolate clonal line C1 chromosome 9, Obir_v5.4, whole genome shotgun sequence genomic window:
- the LOC105275964 gene encoding probable nuclear transport factor 2 isoform X2 produces MAMNVPYEAIGKGFVQQYYTLFDDPAQRPNLINMYNTETSFMTFEGLQIQGGIKIMEKLTSLSFQKINRVITAIDSQPMFDGGVLINVLGRLQTDEDQPHAYIQTFVLKPIGTSFYVQHDIFRLALHDTV; encoded by the exons ATGGCGATGAACGTGCCGTACGAGGCGATCGGCAAAGGTTTCGTCCAGCAGTATTACACGCTTTTTGACGACCCGGCACAAAGGCCGAAccttataaatatgtacaac ACGGAGACGTCCTTTATGACGTTCGAGGGACTGCAGATACAGGGCGGCATCAAAATCATGGAGAAATTAACT agCCTAtcctttcaaaaaataaatcggGTAATAACAGCGATCGATTCGCAACCTATGTTTGATGGAGGAGTTCTCATTAATGTATTGGGGAGGCTGCAG ACTGACGAGGATCAGCCTCACGCGTACATCCAGACATTTGTCCTGAAGCCGATCGGTACCAGCTTTTACGTGCAGCACGACATCTTCAGACTCGCATTACACGATACGGTTTAA
- the LOC105275965 gene encoding 4-hydroxyphenylpyruvate dioxygenase → MTTYSDKGPRPVGGKFLSFDHIKFLVGNAKQVASFYRCRMGFEPLGYRGLETGSRRTAAHVVRQNKITFVFESAYEPDNQEMSKHLAQHGDGVRDVAFSVEDIDTIMKIAKQRGAQVVRDIWEESDEYGTVKMAILRTYGDTHHTLIDRTKYKGFFLPGYVRAEEDCLLKQLPQTHLNFVDHVVGNQPDKQMEPVAKWYEECLQFHRFWSVDDTQLHTEYSALRSIVMTNWEETVKMPINEPAPGKKRSQIQEYVEYYGGAGVQHIALNTSNIITAITNLKARGLEFLDVPDSYYDTLRRRLAASNMKIVENLDVLQKLKILIDYDENGYLLQIFTKNMQDRPTLFIEVIQRRNHNGFGAGNFQALFEAIEVEQAKRGNL, encoded by the exons GTCGCCAGTTTTTATCGGTGCAGAATGGGATTTGAGCCTCTGGGATATCGTGGTTTGGAAACTGGTTCCAGACGAACAGCTGCACATGTCGTCAGACAGAATAAA ATCACATTTGTATTCGAATCTGCGTACGAGCCTGACAATCAAGAAATGTCGAAGCATCTTGCCCAACACGGAGACGGTGTGCGAGATGTGGCGTTTAGCGTCGAAGATATAGACACAATTATGAAG ATTGCCAAGCAGAGGGGTGCTCAAGTCGTGCGCGATATATGGGAAGAAAGTGACGAGTATGGCACCGTGAAAATGGCCATTCTTAGAACT TATGGCGACACGCACCACACACTGATCGACAGAACAAAATACAAGGGTTTTTTCCTGCCAGGCTATGTGAGGGCTGAAGAGGACTGTCTTCTTAAACAATT gcCGCAAACACATTTAAATTTCGTGGACCACGTAGTGGGTAACCAGCCTGATAAACAGATGGAACCCGTCGCGAAATG GTACGAGGAATGCCTGCAGTTCCACAGATTTTGGTCGGTGGACGATACGCAGCTACACACGGAATATTCCGCGCTACGGTCTATCGTGATGACGAATTGGGAGGAGACGGTGAAGATGCCGATTAACGAACCCGCGCCTGGAAAGAAACGCTCCCAGATTCAGGAATACGTCGAATACTATGGCGGCGCCGGCGTGCAACACATCGCCCTCAACACCAGCAATATTATCACAGCG ATAACGAATCTGAAAGCGAGAGGATTGGAGTTCCTCGATGTGCCCGATAGTTATTATGACACGCTCAGGCGGCGCCTGGCAGCCAGTAACATGAAAATCGTGGAAAACTTGGATGTGTTGCAG AAATTGAAGATACTAATAGATTACGACGAGAATGGCTATCTCCTTCAGATATTCACGAAAAATATGCAAGATCGGCCGACGCTGTTCATAGAAGTCATACAAAGGCGAAATCATAAC GGTTTCGGCGCCGGCAATTTCCAAGCATTGTTCGAGGCTATCGAAGTGGAGCAAGCAAAGCGTggcaatttataa
- the LOC105275964 gene encoding probable nuclear transport factor 2 isoform X3 encodes MAMNVPYEAIGKGFVQQYYTLFDDPAQRPNLINMYNTETSFMTFEGLQIQGGIKIMEKLTSLSFQKINRVITAIDSQPMFDGGVLINVLGRLQTDEDQPHAYIQTFVLKPIGTSFYVQHDIFRLALHDTADEDPPHAFSQCFVLKPMGNSYFCQHDIFRLGIHDSA; translated from the exons ATGGCGATGAACGTGCCGTACGAGGCGATCGGCAAAGGTTTCGTCCAGCAGTATTACACGCTTTTTGACGACCCGGCACAAAGGCCGAAccttataaatatgtacaac ACGGAGACGTCCTTTATGACGTTCGAGGGACTGCAGATACAGGGCGGCATCAAAATCATGGAGAAATTAACT agCCTAtcctttcaaaaaataaatcggGTAATAACAGCGATCGATTCGCAACCTATGTTTGATGGAGGAGTTCTCATTAATGTATTGGGGAGGCTGCAG ACTGACGAGGATCAGCCTCACGCGTACATCCAGACATTTGTCCTGAAGCCGATCGGTACCAGCTTTTACGTGCAGCACGACATCTTCAGACTCGCATTACACGATACG GCCGATGAGGACCCACCACACGCCTTTTCACAGTGTTTTGTGCTGAAACCGATGGGAAACTCATACTTCTGTCAGCACGACATCTTTCGTCTTGGCATTCATGACTCTGCATGA
- the LOC105275964 gene encoding probable nuclear transport factor 2 isoform X1: MAMNVPYEAIGKGFVQQYYTLFDDPAQRPNLINMYNTETSFMTFEGLQIQGGIKIMEKLTSLSFQKINRVITAIDSQPMFDGGVLINVLGRLQADEDPPHAFSQCFVLKPMGNSYFCQHDIFRLGIHDSA, encoded by the exons ATGGCGATGAACGTGCCGTACGAGGCGATCGGCAAAGGTTTCGTCCAGCAGTATTACACGCTTTTTGACGACCCGGCACAAAGGCCGAAccttataaatatgtacaac ACGGAGACGTCCTTTATGACGTTCGAGGGACTGCAGATACAGGGCGGCATCAAAATCATGGAGAAATTAACT agCCTAtcctttcaaaaaataaatcggGTAATAACAGCGATCGATTCGCAACCTATGTTTGATGGAGGAGTTCTCATTAATGTATTGGGGAGGCTGCAG GCCGATGAGGACCCACCACACGCCTTTTCACAGTGTTTTGTGCTGAAACCGATGGGAAACTCATACTTCTGTCAGCACGACATCTTTCGTCTTGGCATTCATGACTCTGCATGA